One stretch of Microvirga lotononidis DNA includes these proteins:
- a CDS encoding VWA domain-containing protein — MSAVLASLHLLRPWWLLLLVPALLIWWRLRTGHDAIARWAAVIDPAILSALAIGVKGRSRLLPDDLLVAIWIVGIVAVAGPTWRREPSPFADARPPVMVVLKVTPSMKAEDLAPNRLVRAVQKLSDLVTAREGASTGLVAYAGSVHLVLPPTPDKDVMGAMAQALSPEIMPQEGDSLAEAVRLASTVLRDGGKGGSVLVMADTIAPDQVSLLENQGGSGPTFETTLWAALPPSHLDAAQDLNTGASALDASLQAMTPDRSDVDAIATRLDRATAVGDVTGEGERWQEAGYWLTPLLALLALAWFRRGWVLGS; from the coding sequence ATGAGTGCGGTGCTGGCCTCGCTTCATCTGCTGCGGCCATGGTGGCTGCTGTTGCTTGTGCCCGCCTTGTTGATCTGGTGGCGCCTGCGCACGGGGCACGATGCGATCGCACGCTGGGCGGCGGTGATCGATCCGGCGATCCTGAGCGCGCTGGCCATTGGCGTGAAAGGGCGATCCCGTCTCCTGCCCGATGATCTCCTGGTAGCCATCTGGATCGTCGGCATCGTGGCCGTTGCGGGACCGACCTGGAGGCGCGAGCCCTCGCCGTTCGCCGATGCCCGGCCACCCGTCATGGTCGTCCTGAAGGTCACGCCGTCCATGAAGGCCGAGGACCTGGCGCCGAACCGTCTTGTCCGCGCCGTCCAGAAGCTCTCGGACCTCGTGACGGCGCGCGAGGGCGCTTCGACGGGGCTTGTCGCGTACGCTGGATCGGTCCACCTTGTCCTGCCGCCGACACCGGACAAGGACGTGATGGGCGCCATGGCGCAGGCCCTGTCACCCGAGATCATGCCCCAGGAGGGCGACAGCCTGGCCGAGGCGGTCCGTCTGGCCTCCACCGTGCTGCGGGACGGCGGCAAGGGAGGATCGGTTCTCGTCATGGCCGATACGATTGCCCCGGACCAAGTGTCCCTCCTGGAGAACCAAGGCGGTTCGGGTCCGACATTCGAGACTACCCTGTGGGCCGCGCTTCCGCCGTCGCACCTTGACGCCGCGCAGGACCTGAACACTGGCGCTTCGGCGCTGGATGCCTCGCTCCAGGCCATGACACCCGACCGTTCCGACGTCGACGCCATTGCCACTCGGCTCGACCGGGCCACCGCCGTCGGCGACGTCACCGGCGAGGGCGAGCGATGGCAGGAGGCGGGCTACTGGCTGACGCCTCTGCTCGCGTTGCTTGCCCTCGCCTGGTTCCGGCGCGGCTGGGTCCTGGGGAGCTGA
- a CDS encoding VWA domain-containing protein translates to MLTFAYPWLAVLLPLPLLVSWLVPPRAEHRAGVRVPFFRTLVALTGQVPGSGTVMARRGAGRTAVLILCWLLALAALMRPQWIEPPLHRDVPTRDMLLLVDLSASMDTNDFRDAQGRTVDRLTALKQVLDEFVARRHGDRVGVVVFGDSPFALVPFTTDLKLARQLVQETAVGMAGPRTAFGDAIGLGISLFDKSTVKTKTMIALTDGNDTASKMPPGEAAGVAKDRSIVIHTVAIGDPTAAGEDKLDETALKAVAARTGGGFYRALDREQLAGIYRRLDEVETRRIETVSFRPKTDLYWIPLAAALLTGMGAAALIAIKGRRQLQGTTGEEASA, encoded by the coding sequence ATGCTGACCTTTGCCTATCCCTGGCTCGCCGTCCTGCTTCCCCTGCCCCTGCTCGTGTCCTGGTTGGTGCCGCCGCGTGCAGAGCATCGGGCCGGCGTGAGGGTGCCGTTCTTCCGGACCCTCGTGGCCCTTACCGGACAGGTGCCGGGCAGCGGCACCGTCATGGCGCGGCGCGGCGCCGGACGTACGGCCGTCCTCATCCTCTGCTGGCTCCTGGCGCTCGCCGCGCTCATGCGGCCCCAGTGGATCGAGCCACCCCTCCATCGCGATGTCCCGACCCGAGACATGCTCCTGCTGGTCGACCTTTCCGCCTCGATGGACACGAACGACTTCAGAGACGCGCAGGGGCGGACGGTCGATCGGCTGACCGCGCTCAAGCAGGTGCTCGACGAGTTCGTCGCGCGTCGCCACGGCGATCGCGTCGGCGTGGTGGTCTTCGGCGATTCACCCTTTGCGCTGGTGCCCTTCACGACCGACCTGAAGCTCGCCCGCCAGCTCGTGCAGGAGACCGCCGTGGGCATGGCCGGACCCCGGACGGCCTTCGGCGACGCTATCGGTCTCGGCATCTCGCTGTTCGACAAGTCGACCGTGAAGACGAAGACCATGATCGCCCTGACCGACGGCAACGATACGGCCAGCAAGATGCCGCCTGGCGAGGCGGCCGGCGTCGCCAAGGATCGGAGCATCGTCATCCACACCGTCGCCATCGGCGATCCGACCGCCGCAGGCGAGGACAAGCTCGACGAGACCGCGCTCAAGGCCGTGGCGGCGCGGACGGGTGGCGGCTTCTACCGGGCACTCGACCGGGAGCAGCTCGCCGGGATCTACCGCAGGCTGGACGAGGTCGAGACCCGGCGCATCGAGACCGTCTCCTTCCGGCCGAAGACCGATCTCTATTGGATTCCCCTGGCGGCGGCCCTGCTGACGGGCATGGGAGCCGCCGCCCTGATCGCCATTAAGGGCCGACGTCAACTTCAAGGGACGACGGGGGAGGAGGCTTCGGCATGA
- a CDS encoding DUF3302 domain-containing protein — translation MSGLDIFAWIVLIVLVATLIAVFVALGMMPGHIARKRGHPWPEAVTVGSWATLICGFVFWPLVLIWAYVDVPKRREEPK, via the coding sequence ATGTCAGGCCTCGACATCTTCGCCTGGATCGTCCTCATCGTCCTCGTCGCGACGCTCATCGCGGTGTTCGTGGCGCTCGGGATGATGCCCGGGCACATCGCGCGCAAGCGCGGTCATCCCTGGCCGGAGGCAGTCACGGTCGGGAGCTGGGCCACCCTGATCTGCGGCTTCGTGTTCTGGCCGCTGGTGCTGATCTGGGCCTATGTCGATGTGCCGAAACGGCGGGAGGAGCCGAAATGA
- a CDS encoding HAD family hydrolase: protein MPIPSTFLPTRRAFLALAVVAMLTLTAPDTRAQTDPLPSWNDGAAKSRIIDFVQRVTRQGGPDFVPVEERIATFDNDGTLWTEQPMYVQAAFVEERAKELARTNPELANRQPFKALLNGDKAALAALGEQGIADLMIATHSGITTAEFEATVTDWLAKARHPRFDRPYTSLTYQPMVELLAYLRANGFKTFIVSGGGVEFMRPWTEKAYGIPPEQVVGSSGKTAYRLEGDRPVIEKLPTVEFVDDGPGKPLGINRFIGRRPVFAAGNSDGDLQMLQWTTLNTGPRFALIVHHTDAEREYAYDRQSHVGRLDKALDEAPTRGWLVVDMRSDWRTIYKP, encoded by the coding sequence ATGCCCATCCCCAGCACCTTCTTGCCCACACGCCGTGCATTTCTCGCGCTCGCGGTGGTTGCCATGCTCACGCTCACGGCGCCGGACACGCGGGCCCAGACCGATCCCCTGCCGTCCTGGAACGACGGCGCGGCCAAGAGCAGGATCATCGACTTCGTGCAGCGGGTGACGCGTCAGGGTGGCCCCGACTTCGTGCCGGTCGAGGAGCGCATCGCCACCTTCGACAATGACGGCACGCTCTGGACCGAGCAGCCCATGTACGTGCAGGCCGCCTTCGTGGAGGAGCGCGCCAAGGAACTTGCCCGGACCAACCCGGAGCTGGCGAACAGACAGCCCTTCAAGGCGCTCCTTAACGGCGACAAGGCTGCATTGGCCGCGCTTGGAGAGCAGGGCATCGCGGACCTCATGATCGCCACCCACAGCGGGATTACGACGGCGGAGTTCGAGGCGACGGTCACGGACTGGCTTGCCAAGGCGCGACACCCGCGCTTCGACAGACCCTACACGTCGCTGACCTACCAGCCGATGGTCGAACTGCTCGCGTACCTGCGAGCGAACGGCTTCAAGACCTTCATTGTCTCGGGCGGCGGTGTCGAGTTCATGCGGCCCTGGACGGAAAAGGCCTACGGCATCCCGCCCGAGCAGGTCGTGGGGTCGAGCGGCAAGACCGCATACCGCCTCGAGGGGGATAGGCCCGTGATCGAGAAGCTGCCGACGGTGGAGTTCGTCGACGATGGGCCCGGCAAGCCGCTGGGGATCAACCGCTTCATCGGCCGCCGCCCCGTCTTCGCGGCCGGAAACTCGGACGGCGACCTCCAGATGCTGCAATGGACCACGCTGAACACGGGTCCGCGCTTCGCCCTGATCGTCCATCACACCGATGCGGAGCGCGAATACGCCTACGATCGCCAGTCGCACGTCGGCCGGCTCGACAAGGCCCTGGACGAGGCACCGACGCGAGGGTGGCTCGTGGTCGACATGAGGAGCGATTGGAGGACGATCTACAAGCCATAG
- a CDS encoding arylsulfatase, with protein sequence MSEKNLSREQQDTGEERSVNRRDILLSGTAMALTSMAGTGASAQAQQPQTAPSVSPASGQRPNILVIFGDDIGQTNISAYSFGVMGYLTPNIDRIAREGMMFTDYYAEQSCTAGRSTFITGQCTLRTGLSKVGMPGATVGLQARDATLAELLKPLGYATGQFGKNHLGDRDEYLPTAHGFDEFFGNLYHLNAEEDPENHFYPQDPEFRKRFGPRGVLKTSVDGRIEDTGPLTKKRMETIDDETSAAAIDFMQRQARANKPFFCWFNSTRMHFRTHVRPEHRDKPGLTSRTEYADGMIEHDAHIGQLLKAVDDLGIAGNTIVLYTTDNGPHQNSWPDAGTTPFRSEKNTNWEGAFRVPCMIRWPGRIRPGSVSTELISGLDWVPTLMAAAGDPDIKDKLLRGHQAGTKTFKVHLDGYNQLPYLTGQQDRSARKEFVYFDDDGDLVALRYENWKIVFDEQRAQGTMRIWAEPFTRLRVPKVFNLRSDPYERADITSNTYYDWFMSDAAGVFLAAPTVVGQFLATFKEYPPSQRAASFSIDQLVEKMQRSFDAPAQ encoded by the coding sequence ATGAGCGAGAAGAACCTGAGCAGGGAGCAACAAGACACGGGGGAGGAGCGGAGCGTCAACCGACGTGACATCCTCCTGTCGGGGACCGCAATGGCCCTGACATCGATGGCGGGTACCGGAGCATCGGCACAAGCCCAGCAGCCCCAGACCGCGCCAAGCGTGTCGCCCGCTTCCGGACAACGACCCAACATCCTCGTCATCTTCGGTGACGATATCGGGCAGACCAACATCAGCGCCTATTCCTTCGGGGTGATGGGCTACCTCACGCCCAACATCGACCGCATCGCCCGGGAAGGCATGATGTTCACCGACTACTATGCCGAGCAGAGCTGCACGGCGGGGCGCTCGACCTTCATCACGGGCCAGTGCACCCTGCGCACCGGCCTGTCGAAGGTCGGCATGCCAGGGGCGACAGTCGGGTTGCAAGCGAGGGATGCGACGCTCGCCGAACTGCTCAAGCCACTCGGCTACGCGACCGGCCAGTTCGGCAAGAACCACCTCGGCGACCGCGACGAATACCTGCCGACCGCGCATGGCTTCGACGAGTTCTTCGGCAACCTCTATCACCTCAATGCCGAAGAGGATCCGGAGAACCACTTCTACCCACAGGACCCCGAGTTCCGGAAGCGGTTCGGGCCGCGGGGCGTGCTGAAGACCTCCGTCGACGGCAGGATCGAGGATACCGGGCCGCTGACGAAGAAGCGCATGGAGACCATCGACGACGAGACCTCGGCGGCGGCCATCGACTTCATGCAGCGTCAGGCACGCGCGAACAAGCCGTTCTTCTGCTGGTTCAACTCGACCCGCATGCACTTCCGTACCCATGTGCGGCCGGAGCATCGCGACAAGCCTGGGCTGACGTCCCGGACCGAATATGCCGACGGCATGATCGAGCACGATGCGCATATCGGTCAGCTTCTCAAGGCCGTGGACGATCTCGGCATCGCCGGCAACACCATCGTGCTCTACACCACCGACAACGGACCGCACCAGAATTCCTGGCCGGATGCGGGCACGACGCCGTTCCGCAGCGAGAAGAACACCAACTGGGAAGGCGCCTTCCGCGTGCCTTGCATGATCCGCTGGCCGGGACGGATCAGACCGGGCTCCGTGTCGACCGAATTGATCAGCGGTCTCGACTGGGTGCCCACCCTGATGGCGGCTGCGGGCGATCCCGACATCAAGGACAAGCTGCTGAGAGGTCACCAGGCCGGAACGAAGACCTTCAAGGTCCATCTCGACGGCTACAACCAGCTTCCGTACCTGACAGGCCAGCAGGACAGGAGCGCGCGCAAGGAATTCGTCTATTTCGACGACGACGGCGATCTCGTCGCCCTGCGCTACGAGAACTGGAAGATCGTCTTCGACGAGCAGCGCGCCCAGGGGACGATGCGGATCTGGGCCGAGCCGTTCACGCGTCTACGGGTGCCGAAGGTCTTCAACCTGCGCTCGGATCCTTACGAGCGGGCGGACATCACCTCGAACACGTATTACGACTGGTTCATGTCGGACGCCGCGGGCGTGTTCCTGGCCGCGCCAACCGTCGTGGGTCAGTTCCTGGCCACCTTCAAGGAATACCCGCCTAGCCAACGCGCAGCGAGTTTCAGCATCGATCAACTCGTGGAGAAGATGCAGCGGAGCTTCGACGCGCCTGCGCAATGA
- a CDS encoding tetratricopeptide repeat protein produces the protein MAHRIRDTVEWLSSFLARHAYAGIAGAVVIGLGILGAASGWRDLLLTPDQRGAWAMHEGRYQEAADAFVDPMRRGVALFRAGAFKEAAQALSGLDTAEAAYDQGNALVMLGQYDNAVGRYDRALQLRPGWAEAEANRTLARLRADRLKTTGGDMGDTDSRPDEVVFDPNKPKGSEGKDDQVAGGTPMSDEAVRALWLRGVQTKPADFLRAKFAYQLQSQSTPPNPGSAP, from the coding sequence ATGGCGCACAGGATCCGCGATACGGTAGAATGGCTGTCCTCGTTCCTGGCGCGGCATGCGTACGCGGGCATCGCCGGCGCAGTCGTGATCGGCTTGGGGATCCTCGGCGCGGCCTCAGGGTGGCGCGACCTCCTGCTCACGCCCGACCAGCGCGGCGCCTGGGCGATGCACGAAGGCCGCTACCAGGAGGCTGCCGATGCGTTCGTCGACCCCATGCGACGCGGCGTGGCCCTGTTCCGGGCGGGCGCGTTCAAGGAAGCCGCCCAGGCCCTGTCCGGCCTCGACACGGCCGAGGCCGCCTACGACCAGGGCAATGCCCTCGTGATGCTCGGACAGTACGACAACGCCGTCGGTCGCTACGACCGCGCCCTCCAGCTCCGGCCCGGCTGGGCGGAGGCCGAAGCCAACCGGACGCTGGCCCGGCTGCGGGCCGATCGCCTGAAGACGACGGGCGGCGACATGGGCGATACGGATTCCCGACCCGACGAGGTCGTCTTCGATCCGAACAAGCCCAAGGGCAGCGAAGGCAAGGACGATCAGGTCGCGGGCGGCACTCCCATGTCAGACGAGGCGGTGCGAGCGCTGTGGCTGCGTGGCGTCCAGACCAAGCCCGCCGACTTCCTGCGGGCGAAGTTCGCCTATCAGCTCCAGTCCCAATCCACGCCTCCAAACCCGGGAAGCGCCCCATGA
- a CDS encoding HlyD family secretion protein has translation MIVVLLNSYIALLALFVWLRFIPFNLFWKLSPVLVLLLLLVGLFIPMGWGAPSGPTAVIRNSVQIVPEVAGEVIDVPVAANTPIKAGDVLFRIDPTTYQAQVQTLEAQLRFAELRLGQFSELQRNDAGRAFDVQQREADVEQLRAQLEGARWSLDKATVRAPADGYVTNLALRKGTRVTAQSPVMAFIDTSETILGVEVPQIYSRYVEVGQPVEVTFKRFPGEVFPGRVEAVLQAIATGQAQVGGLAVAPSELQAAPFVVRISLDDRAVAGRLPAGSTGVAAIYTERVQAAHVIRKVVLRQTAILNYVNPF, from the coding sequence ATGATCGTCGTCCTGCTCAACTCCTACATTGCGCTGCTGGCTCTGTTCGTCTGGCTGCGGTTCATCCCGTTCAACCTGTTCTGGAAGCTGTCGCCTGTCCTCGTGCTGCTGCTCCTTCTGGTCGGCCTGTTCATCCCGATGGGATGGGGCGCGCCGTCCGGTCCGACAGCGGTGATCCGCAACTCCGTCCAGATCGTGCCCGAGGTCGCGGGAGAGGTCATCGACGTCCCCGTTGCCGCCAACACGCCGATCAAGGCAGGCGACGTCCTGTTCCGCATCGATCCGACCACGTACCAGGCACAGGTCCAGACCCTTGAAGCCCAACTCAGGTTCGCCGAGCTGCGCCTGGGCCAGTTCTCCGAGCTCCAGAGAAACGACGCAGGGCGCGCGTTCGACGTGCAGCAACGTGAGGCGGATGTGGAACAGTTGCGGGCCCAGCTCGAGGGCGCCAGGTGGAGCCTGGATAAGGCGACCGTGCGGGCGCCGGCCGATGGCTACGTGACCAACTTGGCGCTGCGCAAGGGAACACGGGTGACCGCACAGTCCCCCGTGATGGCGTTCATCGACACCTCAGAAACGATCCTCGGGGTCGAGGTCCCGCAGATCTACTCACGCTACGTCGAGGTCGGCCAGCCCGTGGAGGTCACGTTCAAGCGTTTCCCAGGGGAAGTATTTCCCGGACGTGTCGAAGCCGTGTTGCAGGCCATCGCGACGGGGCAGGCACAGGTGGGCGGCCTTGCGGTGGCGCCATCGGAACTCCAGGCGGCACCGTTCGTGGTCCGGATCTCGCTCGATGATCGGGCCGTTGCCGGACGGCTGCCGGCCGGGAGCACGGGGGTGGCGGCGATCTACACGGAGCGCGTGCAGGCGGCCCACGTCATCCGCAAGGTCGTGCTGCGGCAGACCGCGATCCTGAACTACGTCAATCCATTCTGA
- a CDS encoding SphA family protein: MGQRLSAMILALGSFSSLLAGTADATEGGASLYLPGFHGPGAALVPPPGVYLENDFYMYSGELKGGRRIQIGGAVLADVEVEARADFLTATWITPLQILGGQVGFGVSVPFGVPRVSSGILIEAPPLGRPFAFSQRDASFVLGDPITTALVGWHAGNFHWSISGSVNVPAGGYQEGELSNLAFNRWIGDVSAALTWLDPELGLDISGTVGFEINGENPATDYASGNAFHADLAITKNITKEFSVGLQAGYYDQVSEDGGRGNRIGPFKGRVAAVGATAGYTFTVAGTPVTTRIKVLREVDVENRPQGTIGLFTVAFPLGGHAHPTPPAAIMAKY, from the coding sequence GTGGGGCAGCGCCTTTCTGCAATGATCCTCGCGCTCGGATCATTCAGCAGCCTCCTGGCGGGCACCGCAGACGCCACGGAAGGTGGGGCCAGCCTGTACCTCCCGGGCTTCCACGGCCCAGGCGCTGCCCTCGTCCCGCCGCCCGGCGTCTACCTCGAGAACGACTTCTACATGTATTCCGGTGAGTTGAAGGGCGGGCGCCGCATCCAGATCGGTGGGGCCGTCTTGGCGGATGTGGAGGTCGAGGCCCGGGCCGACTTCCTGACGGCAACCTGGATCACGCCCCTGCAAATCCTCGGCGGGCAGGTGGGCTTCGGCGTCAGCGTGCCGTTCGGCGTGCCGCGGGTCAGCTCCGGCATCCTGATTGAGGCGCCGCCGCTCGGGCGCCCCTTCGCCTTCAGCCAGCGGGATGCCTCGTTCGTCCTCGGCGATCCCATCACGACAGCCCTGGTCGGCTGGCATGCGGGCAACTTCCACTGGTCGATCAGCGGCTCGGTCAACGTTCCGGCCGGCGGTTACCAGGAGGGGGAGCTGTCGAACCTGGCTTTCAACCGCTGGATCGGCGACGTCTCCGCCGCACTCACCTGGCTCGATCCGGAGCTCGGCCTCGACATCTCGGGTACGGTCGGCTTCGAGATCAACGGCGAGAACCCCGCGACCGATTATGCCAGCGGCAACGCCTTCCACGCCGATCTGGCCATCACCAAGAACATCACCAAGGAGTTCTCCGTCGGTCTTCAGGCCGGTTATTACGACCAGGTATCCGAGGACGGCGGCCGGGGCAACCGGATCGGGCCGTTCAAGGGACGGGTGGCGGCGGTCGGCGCCACGGCAGGCTACACGTTCACCGTCGCCGGCACGCCCGTGACGACCCGCATCAAGGTACTGCGCGAGGTCGACGTCGAGAACCGTCCGCAGGGCACCATCGGCCTGTTCACCGTGGCGTTCCCGCTCGGCGGACATGCGCATCCAACGCCACCCGCGGCCATCATGGCGAAATACTGA
- a CDS encoding BatD family protein translates to MPALALGLIVAASPALSQPSGVAVRTALDPAGSAVVGQPISLYVDVLFPDVMPRPPRVSVADAPGTQVMRFESQGLTIRETIGQQSYVGQRFTFAVFPRRGGRLTVPAPQVTLLDPGGDVAGTTAGSPVGLDVTVPPGIDASGPVIASSRVSARQTWSPDEATRFETGGALVRAITREAADVPALGMPELSFAVPDGIRIYPDPPVSEDRVDRGSVTGHRTDKVTYVFERAGTFVLPALVLPWWDLRTKSAQAANLEGRSVTVTTPATPAASRAGFRIRSRTWLLASAGLAAILATVVIAAWYGAPGARQAWLAWRQRRAASEKSARRTLRRVARGGDAAATYRAFAEWKTRLSPSQIEWVSRNEALGTAAAQLERSLFGPGGEPWTPERGWRLAEAAWSVPNAHARVRRPCALPPLNPVGRS, encoded by the coding sequence ATGCCGGCCCTGGCCCTCGGCCTGATCGTCGCCGCATCGCCGGCCTTGTCCCAGCCGTCAGGCGTCGCCGTGAGGACAGCGCTCGATCCTGCCGGCAGCGCCGTCGTCGGCCAACCCATCAGCCTCTACGTCGACGTCCTGTTCCCCGACGTCATGCCGCGGCCGCCGCGGGTCAGCGTCGCGGACGCACCGGGCACCCAGGTGATGCGGTTCGAGAGCCAGGGCCTGACCATCCGCGAGACCATCGGCCAGCAGTCCTACGTCGGCCAGCGCTTCACCTTCGCCGTCTTCCCGCGCCGCGGCGGCAGGCTCACGGTTCCGGCCCCGCAAGTCACCCTGCTCGACCCTGGCGGGGATGTCGCCGGAACGACCGCGGGCAGCCCGGTGGGTCTGGACGTCACCGTCCCGCCCGGCATCGATGCCTCGGGCCCCGTGATCGCCTCGAGCCGGGTGTCGGCGCGCCAGACGTGGTCCCCGGACGAGGCAACCCGCTTCGAGACCGGCGGCGCCCTTGTCCGGGCGATCACGCGGGAAGCCGCGGACGTGCCTGCGCTCGGCATGCCGGAGCTCTCGTTTGCTGTACCCGATGGCATCCGAATCTACCCTGATCCGCCCGTGAGCGAGGATCGCGTGGATCGAGGCTCGGTGACCGGACACCGCACCGACAAGGTGACGTATGTGTTCGAGCGGGCGGGCACGTTCGTGCTCCCGGCTCTCGTATTGCCGTGGTGGGATCTCCGGACGAAGTCGGCACAGGCCGCGAACCTCGAAGGCAGAAGCGTTACCGTCACGACCCCGGCCACGCCGGCTGCATCCCGCGCTGGCTTTCGGATCAGGTCCCGCACTTGGCTGCTGGCATCCGCAGGCCTTGCCGCCATCCTGGCAACCGTCGTCATCGCCGCCTGGTACGGTGCGCCGGGAGCGCGGCAAGCTTGGCTCGCGTGGCGGCAGCGGCGGGCCGCGTCGGAGAAATCCGCGCGGCGGACTCTGCGTCGGGTCGCTAGGGGCGGGGACGCCGCCGCGACCTATCGCGCGTTCGCGGAATGGAAGACGAGGCTGTCGCCATCCCAGATCGAGTGGGTCTCGCGGAATGAGGCATTGGGCACCGCCGCGGCGCAACTCGAACGCTCCCTGTTCGGCCCTGGCGGAGAGCCGTGGACCCCGGAACGGGGATGGCGACTCGCCGAGGCGGCCTGGTCCGTCCCGAATGCCCACGCCCGTGTCCGGCGACCATGCGCATTGCCACCGCTCAATCCCGTCGGGAGGTCATGA
- a CDS encoding formylglycine-generating enzyme family protein — protein sequence MKHSPISSKLSTTGDGMVRIPGGTFAMGSNDHYPEEAPVHRVTVDGFWMDAAPVTNRQFKSFIQATGHVTTAETIPDAKDYPGARREMLKAGSLLFTPPSHPVDLRDWSQWWTFAFGVNWKRPNGPNSNLKGLEDHPVVHVSHTDALAYARWAGKDLPTEAEWEFAARGGLDGAEFAWGDELTPDGRQMANTWQGQFPFQNTMLDGYERTSPVGSYPANGYGLVDMIGNVWEWTNDWYTPKHPDDAPKACCIPENPRGGHEDSSYDPRQPEIRIPRKVVKGGSHLCAPNYCRRYRPAARHPHPVDTSTSHIGFRCVRRE from the coding sequence ATGAAGCACTCACCGATCTCTTCGAAGCTCTCCACAACCGGAGACGGCATGGTCCGGATTCCCGGCGGCACGTTCGCCATGGGATCGAACGACCACTATCCGGAGGAGGCCCCCGTCCACCGAGTGACCGTCGACGGCTTCTGGATGGACGCGGCTCCGGTCACCAACCGCCAGTTCAAGTCCTTCATCCAGGCTACCGGCCATGTCACGACCGCCGAGACGATACCTGATGCGAAGGATTATCCGGGAGCCCGACGCGAGATGCTGAAGGCAGGCTCCCTGCTGTTCACGCCACCGTCCCATCCGGTGGACCTGCGCGACTGGAGCCAATGGTGGACCTTCGCCTTCGGCGTGAACTGGAAACGGCCGAACGGTCCCAACAGCAACCTCAAGGGGCTGGAGGACCACCCGGTCGTCCATGTCAGCCACACGGACGCCCTCGCCTATGCCCGCTGGGCCGGCAAGGACCTGCCGACCGAGGCGGAATGGGAGTTCGCGGCCCGCGGCGGGCTCGACGGCGCCGAATTCGCCTGGGGCGACGAACTCACGCCCGACGGTCGGCAGATGGCGAATACCTGGCAGGGACAGTTCCCATTCCAGAACACCATGCTCGATGGCTACGAGCGCACCTCCCCGGTCGGCTCGTATCCGGCCAACGGCTACGGCCTCGTCGACATGATCGGAAATGTCTGGGAATGGACGAACGACTGGTACACGCCGAAGCACCCCGACGACGCGCCGAAGGCCTGCTGCATCCCGGAGAACCCGCGCGGCGGCCACGAGGATTCGAGCTACGATCCCAGGCAACCGGAGATCAGGATTCCGCGCAAGGTCGTGAAGGGCGGCTCGCACCTGTGCGCGCCGAACTACTGCCGCCGCTATCGTCCGGCAGCGCGGCACCCGCATCCGGTCGACACCTCCACGAGCCACATCGGCTTCCGCTGCGTGCGCCGGGAATGA